The DNA segment tatgagaaaaatatgaattaatgtatttaataatttaagcaCTTGTTATGAAATAAAGTGACATTTATAAAAATCTTGAGAAGTGATAAGTGAAAGGAGTATATTTCCAATAAGTTCAAAAGATTTtatgaagatgaaaatagaCAATGGGTTGTTGGTATACATCCCAACAAAATGATGTATCTAATGTGATAAAGATGGTAAAGTTTGTGTTGTTTGAGAAAGAAATGCCTCAAGAGTTTTTTCCCCCAAAGGatgttaataaaacaatttgcATGTTGAATAAATGCATAACAAAGTTTGTTTGAAACATGATACCATCTGAAGTTTAGAACAAAAGAAAGCCTATTGTGAACTGTCATAAAAATTTTGGATGTGTTTTTATGCTCAAGTTCCCAAACTAAAGAGAACAAAGCTTGAACGTAGGTGATATATCTTTATTTGTTGTAGTTTTGTGTCAAATTGGATATGtagggtttacaatttaaaGACGAAGAAGGTGATTTTTGGAATTGGTAGAAAGAAAAGGTGGGAGGACAAAATAATTTCATCAACTATTTTGAAGCAAAGTTCAACACTTAAAAACGAGgaatatgaaaataaacaattagCCCCAAATATAACAAGTTCTCACCCTCTCATCAAATACTTATAAATGTTCTGACGTTTTCTTTCCACTTTTCAATGTTATAGCCAGCAGAAAATCTGGAATGCGTAGTTTGTGAGTTCGCACTCTTTAAAACAACCTTGAGGGCAGATGGGTTTTCAAACATGAGGCACCTTAAGTTGCTCAAGTTGAATTATGTGGAATTTTCCGGAAGCCTGGACTATCTTCCTAGTGAGTTAGGATATCTATGTTGGCATGGATATCCATTTAAGTCTTTGCCACCTCGTTTTCTACCATACAAGCTTGTTTCGTTGTCCCTGGCTAATAGCAAAATCAAACAACTATGGGAAGATACAAAGGTACATTTACTTATtgttcttttctgttttttaaatGAACAATCAAAGTATTAATGTTTTTCTGTTTGAAGAATTATCAgaagttatttttatgattgttttgaaaatacGATAATAGACGTATCAAGACAGATAGATGCAACTTAAGTGTGTGCATGTCaacatagaaattaaaaaaacaaaagaaaggtaAGCGTCATTATTGACTTTGTTTCCCGTGTTGGCCTTTCAGCCTTTACACAATTTGAAGCGTTTGGATCTCTCTTCATCAGAAGACCTAATCAAGGTGCCAGATTTAGGGGAGGCCATAAATCTTGAGTGGCTATCTCTGAAAAATTGTACAAAAATAAGGGAGATACATCCATCCATTGGTCTTCTAAGAAAACTTTCTTATGTGACTTTGGAAGGCTGCAAAAGTCTTATAAAGTTGCCACATTTTGAGGAGACCCAAAATCTTGAAATACTAGATCTTGAGAGATGTATAAAACTGGAGAagatccatccatccattggtCTTATAAGAAAACTGAAATTTTTGAACTTGAAAAACTGCGAAAGTCTTACCATGTTACCACATTTTAGGGAGGACCTAAATCTTGAAATTCTAAATCTCGAAGGATGTAGGAAGCTCGGGCAGATCAATCCCTCCATTCATCATCTAAAAAAGCTTActgttttgaatttgaaaggCTGCAAAAGGCTGGTAAGCTTGCCCAACAGCATATTATGCCTCAATTCTCTAAGTTATCTGAATCTCTCGGCCTGTTCAAATCTGTCTTATATACAGTTATTAGAAAAACCAAGGGATGAAGGTCATTCGAAGAGGCCTTGTATAGGTGAAGCTTCTCTAAGATCATCCATCATGAAAAGGTGGTTTAAGTCGCCTTTACACTTGTTCAATTCAAGAAAGCATAAAGATTCATTTAGCCACTTGTTTCCTTCTCCCAATTTCTCATGTATTCGTGAACTTGATCTAAGTTTCTGCGCTTTACTTCAAATCCCTGATGTTATTGGAAATTTGCATAGCTTAGAAAGGCTAAATTTAAGTGGAAACAGTTTTTGCAAACTACCCAACCTCAAGGAGCTTTCCAAACTGTATCGTTTAGTCTTAAGGCATTGCAGGCAACTGAAATATTTGCCTGAGCTACCTTCACAAACTTACTTGCCATCAGTAATTTACGAACGGCCATGGCCAACAACAGAATCTCCAGTATGGGTAAATGCACCAGAAAAACCACTTCTACATTTTATAAACTCAGGTTTAGAAGTTTTGAACTGCCCAGAGTTAGTTGAGATTGAAAGGGAACGCTGTACGAGAATGACTGTTTCATGGATGATACAAATACTTCAGGTCTGCAAGctccttctttctctttctctaatTTTGTGTGTAAATTCCAGGAACTAATAGTTTTTCTCTTTGGTACCAGGCGCAACGCCGCATAGATCCGTTGTCCATTCCAATGAACCCAAAATTTTCAAGTGTTATACCTGGAAGTGAAATACCAAGGCTGTTCAACCATCAGGAGTATAGCACGTTAACAAGGATTGATGAGTCTCCCTTTGGGCATGACTATGTAGCTGCTGTGTTTTGTGTACTATTTGAAGCTCGgttcaaaagggggattgtgTCATCAATTTGTCCTCCGAAAGCAAAAGGAAAGTTTAATGACAGTAAGATATCAATGGTTTTTGATTCTGATCTAGCCATCGCGGACTATGTTTCAGATTACCTGtggatattatttttggatacAGATGAATTCATTCAATATCAGTATGCACCTCTTTATGATGAAATAGTAGACTTAGTCGGGAATGATCATTATGATATAGATGTGAAGAAATGCGGATATCGTCTGATATATGATCTGGATCTAGAACTATCAAACTTAACAATGATGCATGGCGGAAATTTGCCGGCCTTGAAGAACGACCTTTTGGCAATTGAAGATAACAAGTAGCAACACTGCATTTCCACTGAAGTTCCTTCATAATGAAGAATTGAAGATATGAAATAATACTGAAACAAGTCTTTGCATCTTATTTGGTTTATAAACTTTTGATAGTCAATTTTACTGCAACTTCAATGGGCACTAAACAATTTCATGATTCGCCGTTCAATGATGCATATTGTTAGGTTTCGCTATGGCAATAGGATCATTCAAACACATGTATAGAAGATATTCTGCTGCAATATTGCTCATGGTGGTCATTCAAATGTATGAAGATATTCAGAACTACATTCTGCTGTATCCGTATGATTGATCAAATTATGTTCTGCATTTTGACAGTTCTATGGTTTGAATCCCTAAGCCTAGCTTAAATTTCAGTTCCATTTCGTTGGATGACTTCTTGGCCCTAGGGGGAATTCAGTGATGCATGTTAATTATATGAGGGAAAGGTTCGATTAAGAAATAGTTGAGGTATCATCTCTTCCTTAGTGAATTGTTTTGCATGTTGAAAGTCTTTAAGATTGAAGTTTCTTAATGAATTCTTCTGTTTTTCCTCACtgaatatatattgtatttgtCTACCTTATAATTTATAGGAAGAGCTGTTTGGAGGGAGTTCAGGCTATGAACACTTGAATGAATCTCTATACCTTTCGATGGAGATATTCAATAATCTGTAAATGTTGTTTCTGTAAGGTTGAGCCGTTGAGGCGAACACAAAAATATCATAGATAAACTACTTAGAttcatcatataaaaatatcactcacaaattagacattttcattctcctttttctctttgaaGAAAAAAGGTAAGGTTATTAAGCATTACTTTGTTTTCctgttgttgaatgaaaaagataaagatatcCTACTGGTTTGGTATTCTGGTAATTACTTCTCCCTAGGAAGCTACAAGAATGAGGTTTTATGTAATGTTGTTTTCATGGAGGCCACACATATTTTGCTAGATTGGccatgacaatttgataaacACACCTATCATACCAAGAAATACATTTTTCACTCTCATGGTAAAAATGTACTTTAGTATTTCTATCACCTCAAGAAGTTAACGAggaccaaaataaaataaaaaagcaaagagaaatagaaaaagaagaagagaaagaaaaaagtgcagtttcaaccaaaataaaaagtgaCAAAAGCATAAAGAAAGGAAGGATAATTTTTCCAAAGCTAGAGGTTTCTTCGTGAGTAAAGATTTGGAGACCTCataagaggaagaagaaattacTTCCTTAAATGAAGTTAAACTTAATTAAGAAGGGCTTCAAGAATTTGTGGTCAAATTCTCTTCAAGAAAGCGAGAATGATGAGCCTCTAATCCCTACCAAGAATGGAGGCACATGCTTACAAAGAATAAACATGTCTAAAAAGGAAGCatattcattttctctcttttatggGCGTTTAGTTTTGtattgaattttcttttgttgactTAAGTTGAGTTGACCTTGTTGACTTAACTTGTTGACCTCTTGTTTGGTTGTTTATTTTGTAGAATAAGCTAGGACCATCTTGGAGGAGGATAACACTAAGTGGAAAAGAGACTTGACCTTGGACCCACACATAGGAGGTGTACATATATGGAGAGAGCTACGAGAGCAAGGATTGACCCTCCTTTTTAGAAGATTAAAGTTCCACATAAGAGCCTTGGCTGACAAGCTAGGTCGAGTCCTACAGTCTCCTTTTGATGACTTAGTTTCTACAAGCATTTTCCATGTATTTGCTACTTAGTCTTGAGCTTTGTGTTTTTGCAAAGAGACCATCTTCCACCAGTTATAAAAGGGGCTCTCCTATCACAGTCAGGTTATTTTaaggaaaacatttttgttgCCTTTGTCACTACACCAGTCACTGCCAACAACGACGTCATCTACCGTTATCGGTGGCATCATTGTTTACCAATACAACATGAATGAGATCTGAGCCTAAccacataagggattgacaccactTTCTACCAAAAACCTGAAGAtaatgggttaatgggtcttcacctttatataacgctctactttctcatttatATCCAATGTGAGATTTAGGCTCACACTTGGAATtctaacaatctcccccttcaaaggtgagtcccttccacatTGGTACACTCCCCTCTAGTGGAAGCATTCGAGTACCCCTTTTCGTACCACCGTTCATCTTAACGGGACACGCTTACCTATAACCATTTGCTAGGAAGACTTTTGATACATGGACCATTATACTCGTATAAGTCTAACTTAGCTTTGATACCATgctgaatatagtgaaaactatgtatgagattaatctctcttgtgttgaatatacaaatatgattagggatgacaacgggtcggatagtgtgatacaCGAACCTGACCCGCCGGATATTTACCTAAAAGAAATtcgcggatattttaaaacccgcggatatccgtggATACCCacagatatttaaaaaaatatatttttataaatcattaaaataaaatttaaatagaattacaaaaaaaagtatataaaatataatataaattaaattaaatataaattaaaatttaatttttgtttaggttgaattggttcgatggtcagtcgtccttctttgctttgttctcttttgatcttcaatccttcttgaTAATATCATCCACTCCGATAGGTTGTTGACAtgcagaagacactctgacactcaagatataaaaaggtctaaattttattaggatagaagacGAAGATTGTATCTAGATATCAATTGTATatgggggttactccctgtacctccccaattccaacccccacccccccattccatttttacccttagctctattttttctattccaattttatcctttagcaaaaatttatatttagaaataaaattttataattttattctcccacccccacataacctatttattcttttttctttatcttcatgctttcatctttacgcTTTCTTCCAAGGAAttatttgttctatttttctagaaattctttctctcattcttcttgtatttcaagtgataattgagatatcgatttcTTCTGGAAGAATTTGTTcttgaattattatatctctacattggtgtggtggtgttGTATCCAACCTTTAACCAGCGATCCTCTTCGAGTCGAGGTTAGTAATACCTTCGTAAAACTGTTAAAACGGATGGCGACTTCCGTTTACCCTTAAACGGATATTGACATCCGTTGACGGATTCCCACATCCGTTTAAGcgttttctagattattttagattatgtttttgttagttttattttttaagatttgtttttattacttttattttttaagatttgtttttattagtttcatttttttaggatttgtttttattagttttatttttttaagatttatattttaagaNNNNNNNNNNNNNNNNNNNNNNNNNNNNNNNNNNNNNNNNNNNNNNNNNNNNNNNNNNNNNNNNNNNNNNNNNNNNNNNNNNNNNNNNNNNNNNNNNNNNNNNNNNNNNNNNNNNNNNNNNNNNNNNNNNNNNNNNNNNNNNNNNNNNNNNNNNNNNNNNNNNNNNNNNNNNNNNNNNNNNNNNNNNNNNNNNNNNNNNNNNNNNNNNNNNNNNNNNNNNNNNNNNNNNNNNNNNNNNNNNNNNNNNNNNNNNNNNNNNNNNNNNNNNNNNNNNNNNNNNNNNNNNNNNNNNNNNNNNNNNNNNNNNNNNNNNNNNNNNNNNNNNNNNNNNNNNNNNNNNNNNNNNNNNNNNNNNNNNNNNNNNNNNNNNNNNNNNNNNNNNNNNNNNNaataatttaataataattattttattaactaaattaattttaatttagatataatNaaataatatattataaaattaaattaaatttaaatattttataaattaattataaatacaataaactaataaagcaaaaaaaaattaaaacaaaataagtacgtaaaaatttaattgaaaattaaaagttaaaatataattacttatataaaattaaatttaaatactttataaattaattatgaatacaataaagtaataaaaaaaaattaaaaaaaaataagtacgtaacaaaattaattgaaaataaaaagttaaaatataattacttataaaataaaataaaaacataaaaataggaaacggatgtcaacatccgtcgACGGAAATCGACATCCGTTTCAGTGCCTGAACGTCTTCTTCCTCAATACACACAACACAGAGCACACAAAACATAGAACTCAACAGCAGCAGACCACAAAAAACTCAACAAACACACCAaccaaatatcaacaatagagaaagctacccaatcctacacattacatacattaaaaaaaatagaagaaacgaAAAGAAACTAACCTGTCGAAACGAACGAAGAAGAACCACCGTCCTGCACCGCCGCAACACCCGCAGCACCAGCACCCTCCGCGCCGCCGCACACATCGGCTGCAAAACACCAAACACAACCGCACCGTCCAACACACCCGCAAAACGAAACCAATGTCTACACCTCTCCGCGTCGCGCCGCACCGCCACACACTCACCGCACCGCCACCCGCCGCACACCAACAGGCTGCACAAAGCAATGTTCAGAGGAGGACtgagagagtgagagttgcagagagcatttcaattcaaaatgaaaagctttggtgggggtgaGAATACGTGAATGAGGGTCTGTGTGTGTTCAGAGTGTAAGAGGGGTAgggtaggttaactttagtaaataggggtaaaatggtaaaaataaaaaatacaaaaaggttatttttgtatttaaaaaaattaggggGGGGGNNNNNNNNNNNNNNNNNNNNNNNNNNNNNNNNNNNNNNNNNNNNNNNNNNNNNNNNNNNNNNNNNNNNNNNNNNNNNNNNNNNNNNNNNNNNNNNNNNNNNNNNNNNNNNNNNNNNNNNNgggggttggaattggggaggtacagggagtaacccccattgtatatttatagagcctatGACAGGCAaacccattgattaaccattagtgcagtatatttttaggcaatcaaatccaataataagtaattaatatcgtataataaataattaatatcgtatattttgtaaagagtaaaacaatctgacttattaattagtgcaatatatttttgggcaatcaaacccaataatcaataccgtatattttgtaaagagtaagacaatctaaACTATTAATACCttttaattgtcaataaatgacaattaatttcgatcagtatatttcatatactataattttaattaaatttaatcttgtaaaatatgaattaatgttaattttaaatatatttaacttaataaaataaaaattaaatttttatttttattttttgcgggtagcggatatccgcgggtacggatagtataatacccgcacccgacccgtttataagcgggtattaaaatatccgctatccgCGGTTTTCAGGTAGTAAATATTCgcgggtatcaactatccgtcgcggATTTTATTCGCGGATATTTGCGGGCgcgaatttttttgccatccctacatatgattctttatttatattagaagaaatatgggctaagcccaaaatacaaataaaaaataatagcaaactaactaaaagtaaacgataattataaaataaagataatatatctaatacttCTCCTCAAGCTAAtgcatacaaattatatataccaagcttgttactaatataatccataaagacttagtgaaaatatctgctgCTACActcgagtgacaccaaattgttaatgatttgcgAAGACAACATAGAAGACgaaataccaacccaaaagactcCCCTAACCAAAAAATTTGTGAGTTGATCCATTTAAATCTCTTTTTACAAATTGTCGTTGAGGAATGCATATTGACATCCAATGGGTAAAGAAGTTATTGTTGAAGAGCCCCtacaactataaataaactaacaaaagtcATCTTTGCCACgtgagaaaaaacatatattaacaGGTCAAATGCAATGGTGACAAAAAGGAGATCAAAAGAGACGTCAGGGCccctcctaaccgacgtctataggcttGACAAGTAGGGGAATAGTCATTCTTTTCCGCCATATAGAGGTCGGATCCCGCTaccctgacgtctatatatgATTATAGACGTTGGCCCCCTtgtaacagacgtctataggcctgataggtaggtgaaaagttcaATGAGGCGTCAGTGCCCCtagtaacagacgtctataatttccgcgaatattaatttttaaatcataaagacgTCATATTAGTAAGGGCCCCAACGTCTATACTATTAAAGACGTTGGTCCCCCCAGCAATCGACGTCTATAGGCTCTTATACAGGAAAACATGAACCCACAAGCAGTTACACTCACAGTTCAACATCTTCCtcctcgcgttttctctcttCGGCATTGCATTTCTAGGtacgttttctctcttttggatcgtttaaatttaattttactctgattaaattactctttgatgaaatatctttcatttgaaccgattaaaattcgTTTTCGTTGCATTTTGGTGCAGTTTGTGGCGTGTTCTTGGGCGACGTTTTTGACCCTTTTTGGCCTACATTATTGGACGTGCAATACTCCATTTCCCTAC comes from the Vigna radiata var. radiata cultivar VC1973A chromosome 2, Vradiata_ver6, whole genome shotgun sequence genome and includes:
- the LOC106756186 gene encoding TMV resistance protein N-like, encoding MPSKAIMECSSSSSSLVTRTYDVFVSFRGEDTRNNFTDFLFQALRRKGFHAFKDDADLKKGESIAPELQQAIEGSRIFIVVFSKNYASSTWCLRELAHICYFVAAPGRHILPIFYDVDPSDVRKQSGYFEKPFVELEERFREDNERMEEVQRWREALTQVANLSGWDIRNKPQYAGIEEVVQKVTDILGHKFSSLPNDNLVGMKFRVEELAKLLYSESSNDVRVFGITGMDGIGKTTLVRALYEGISHQYDFTCYIEDVNQIYGDSSTLGVQKQLLSHSLNEKCEEICNVSQGTYLIWKRLRGKKALIVLDNVDEVEQLKIFTGNRDTMLRDCLGRGSIIIIISRDEQILRIHEVDEVHQVQPLKDTEAVQLFCRHAFKANVIMNGFEKMTNEVLWHAQGHPFAIEILGSSLFGLSVSQWRSALAMLRENKSKKIMDLLRVSYEALDYTNKQIFLDISCFLHGYAVEHVVEILNFRGFYPEYGLQVLINKSLLIVEDGRIKMHRLLMDLGQSIVREISPKEPRNWSRVWSYKNLQNILSNNMPAENLECVVCEFALFKTTLRADGFSNMRHLKLLKLNYVEFSGSLDYLPSELGYLCWHGYPFKSLPPRFLPYKLVSLSLANSKIKQLWEDTKPLHNLKRLDLSSSEDLIKVPDLGEAINLEWLSLKNCTKIREIHPSIGLLRKLSYVTLEGCKSLIKLPHFEETQNLEILDLERCIKLEKIHPSIGLIRKLKFLNLKNCESLTMLPHFREDLNLEILNLEGCRKLGQINPSIHHLKKLTVLNLKGCKRLVSLPNSILCLNSLSYLNLSACSNLSYIQLLEKPRDEGHSKRPCIGEASLRSSIMKRWFKSPLHLFNSRKHKDSFSHLFPSPNFSCIRELDLSFCALLQIPDVIGNLHSLERLNLSGNSFCKLPNLKELSKLYRLVLRHCRQLKYLPELPSQTYLPSVIYERPWPTTESPVWVNAPEKPLLHFINSGLEVLNCPELVEIERERCTRMTVSWMIQILQAQRRIDPLSIPMNPKFSSVIPGSEIPRLFNHQEYSTLTRIDESPFGHDYVAAVFCVLFEARFKRGIVSSICPPKAKGKFNDSKISMVFDSDLAIADYVSDYLWILFLDTDEFIQYQYAPLYDEIVDLVGNDHYDIDVKKCGYRLIYDLDLELSNLTMMHGGNLPALKNDLLAIEDNK